TAATTCGCACGCTGACCAGATCACGCGGAATTTTGAGCAATACATACGCTGCCGCTCCTTCTGTCGAGAGAGGAGTGATCGAATAATAGTATTCCTGGTCACTCCGATTTTCCAGTCCATCATACAGATCAGCTTCACTGTATTGTGTGAACGCATCTTGCTTGTCTCCCACATGACGAATGACATTGCGATTCGCATCCAGAATCTCAATCCAGCCACCGCTGTCCTTGAGACGTTGAATCTCTGTGTCTTTGCCTTTCGACACCGAACCTCCACCGGAATAAAATTCGTTCTCCAGCTCTTCCACATATACGTGGGCTTCAACATTCAGATCCGGATCAACCACCTGATCCGAAATGCGAAAATCCACGACATCCAGTGAAACCATAAGGTACACAATCAATACCAGTAACAGCAAAAAGAAGTTGAACAGCAAGAAGTCCAGTGTCAGGGATGTCTGCAACAGTCGCTTTTCTCTAGCTTTCCATGGGCGCTTCAATTTTGTATCCCAGTCCCCTTATCGTTTTGAGATATTCCGGTTGTCTGGAGTCACGCTCGATCTTCTCCCGAATGTTGCTGATATGTACCATAATCGTGCTGTCCTCGTGCGCATAATAATCGCCCCAGACCGCTTCGTATATTTTTTTACGGGTGAACACTCGGCCAGGTTGATCAAGCAACAATTCCATAATTTTATACTCTGTAGAGGTCAATGTTACAGGATTTCCTGAACGAAAAAGGATACATTGGGATCGATCCAGCGTCAGCTCACCTAATACCAGATTCTGTTCTTTCGCTTCGGGGATCTCCGCTGCATCAAATTGATTAACTCTTCTGAGCAAGGCCTCAACCCTGGCGACAATCTCAAGCGGGTTGAATGGCTTCGCAATATAATCGTCTGCCCCAAGTCCCAGTCCAAGGATTTTATCGTGATCCTGACTTTTAGCGGATAGGAACAGTACAGGCATGTGATATGTGGCTCTGATCTGTTTGATCAACTGCAATCCATCCATTACAGGCATCATGATGTCCAGTATGACCAGATCGATCTGTGTTGAACGTATGCATTGTAATGCCTCGGCTCCATTCACCGCAGTTTTAATGGTATAGTCCTTCTCCAGATATAGTTGAAGCAGTTCAACAATCTCTGGTTCGTCATCTGCAATTAATACGGTGTATCTCATGTTATTCCTCTCATTTCCTATACTCTATGCCTATCTCTACATTATTACTATATACTACGTCTCTTAATTCAACCTAAATCATTTCTAAAGATAATCTAAATAAATAGAAATAGAGCCCTGGCTCAGGCCAAGGCATTAACTAAAATAGGGCTGTTTTCAGCCTACATTCAAGCTTTTCGTTCTTCATTCAGGCTTTTCAATCTTCATTCGGAGCATTTGTATTAGATCATCAGATCAGTCCTTAAGCGAGCGTAGCCAAGGCTCCACTTTTCCGAATAAACGTTCCTTGTCATACTGCACATATTGGTTTGCCCGATTGCGCACGGGATCACCCGCGTAGAAACGTTCATACAGATCATGCCTTGCTCCGAGTGGACTTCCTGTTAGTTCCCATGCGAGTTGAAAGAGACGAATCTTCTCCGGGGCTTGCATCGTTACTCCACCAAGATATTTGCCAATCATGGAACCCATCATTTCATTCATCTCAAACGTACCTGAAGGAATCTGAATCAGACCACCCGCAGCAATGGTCTTCAAAATCTCCACCGCGCGTGGATAATAGTGATTGCCCAGATTACGTGCGGTTTCAATATATTTGAATTCCGGCAGCCAGTTGCCAAATGTGTCCGGCTTGGACTGTGCTTCAGCAGCAATAATCAGTCCCTCGATAGTCTGCATCTGACTGATCAGCTCTCCAAGTTGTTCCTGCACATTCAGGAAAGAGTCCACCCCGATCTCCTTGCCAATGGATGAGGTCACGGCTGTAATGAACTCCAGTTTCGAGTGTAATCGAATGACACTCTGATGGTAGGCCAGACTGGTCGAAGCTGTATTGCAGCGAATCTGCCATACGGCTTCAGGGTTATTGTGCAGTAATACACGTTCCCAGGGCACAAATACATCGTCAAAAAATAATACGGCATCCATCTCATCATACTGCGCACTGAGTGGATGTGATTTATCTGAATCTTTTGTGGCAAAAGATTCACGACACATCATGTGCAAACCCGGACTGTCCGCAGCTACGATTACCATATGGGCCAGCTCTGTCAGGTGGCCTGGAATTCGTTGAACGGGATAAGCAATGATATCATCCGCATAAGGAGCTGCTGTTGCCACCATTTTGGCCCCGCGTATCACAACGCCCTCCGTATTCCTTTTGACAATTCGCAGCATGGCATCCTCATCTTCACCAACAGGCAAGGAGCGATTAATCTGCGGGTCACGCTGTACAATTGTCAGGAAGGCATCGTTTCGTTTGGCTTGTGCAAAATAATCCGATATTTTGTCTGCAAATGCCGGGTCATGTGATGTCATTTCATGTCGTGTTGCATACCAACCGGTCAGCCTGGATCGGGCATAATCAGACAATCGGCTCATCACCCCATACGTCCGATCGGCCCACAGCCGAAAAGCATCCGCCCTGCTGTTTACGTCAGGAAGTGAACGAGGCACTAGAAAAGAGCGATGCACGTAACTTCCCGTCTGTTCGTCCCAATAGGCCAGGGTTTCCCTTGTCTTCGGGTCATCCACCAGATTGAACAATCCTTCTATGGTTTGAAGTGTTCCCTGAAAGGCCTGATGCCCAGTTACCTGGATACGCTCTCCGTCCAGCCATACATTCCGCTCATCATTCAAACGTTGAATGTAAGCTTGTCCACGAGACATCGTGATACTCATGATATGTCCTCCCTCTCAGGCACCGGCCTGACATTCTGTAACTCCATCCTACTAACTGCTTGAGAAACTATGTAATGATACATTCTGTATCTAATGAAATAGTACTGTGCCTTAGCTAGAAAAGTCAACAGACACCGAGCGATGAGTCCGGTGTCTGTTGGGCCATGCTATTTTAGACTAATTTGGAATACATGTGACGCAGATACCGCCAGCGCACGAGTGCAAAATACAAAATCTGCATGGAAGCAAACACCAAGAAGATGCGCAGGCTATATCCAAAGACCGAGAAATCAACCAGTTGCTGCAACGCCACAAAGGCAACCGAACTGTGGATGACCGCCACCAGAATCGGCAGGAAGAACATAAGCAATAGCTGCCTTGTTACGATCTTACGGAGTTCGGGACGACTCAGTCCCATTTTGCCAATCATGCGATACTGCGCTTCATCCCGTTCTAGATCTGCGTAAAGTCTGAAATACGTGAAACTTGCTGCAAAGGTGAAGAAAACAATGCCGATCAGGCCGCTCAAAATTAGAATGATGCCATTGGTCTGCTTGGAATTAAGCCAATCCACCACAAGCGCGCTGACCTCGTAATAACCTTTTTCGGAATGATCATCTTGAATGGATTTGATCAATTCAGGAGCAAAGCTGCGTGTACCCATCCAATCTTTCACGATAAATTGTATCGTTCGACTCGAATAGAAACCTTCAGGCATGCCAACTTCCTCGTTGTACGCTGGTCTCATCTTATTAAACAATTCGTCGGTTACGACGTAGAGATAAATTTCATATTGAAAAGGAATCACAATATCGGTACCAGGTGTCGATAGCTGGACAGGTACGTGCTGATTATCAACCTCCAGATTGACCTTTCCTCCCGAGGCTCCTTTTTCAACCTGTTCACGGTACTCCTTGCGAATCGCCAAATTGCTTGGTGTCATAAATGACTCATCGATCTGTTTCAACGTACGTTCTTCATACCCCAGTGCCTTCGCAAGACGGTTATAATCACTCAGTTTGATAATCTTCCCATTATTATTTTCACCTATAGGAGCATAACTGCCCTTCACGTAGGGAACTTGATGATCAATCAACGTTTCTTCAATCTGCCGAATATGTCGCTCGGAGTTTGGAGTATACCAGTTATTCATATAACTGAATGCGTACGGATTCGACATGGACGACAACCCCGGGTCAGCAATAGCAAGCATGGTGCCAATTCCCGTAAATGAAGAAGCCGAGATGATACTTACCATGAAAAACATGATGGCGTTATCTTTCATTCGATAGGTAAGTTCAGATAGGAAGAGCAGATTGGTTTTACGGAAAAACAACCTTGGATTTCTTTTCAGTGCCCGAATGATGTATACACTGAGCTGTGTGAACAGAAAGTACGTACCTGCAATAACAACCACGACACTTGCGAGTAATAACGGAAAGGAGAAGCTTATCCATACAAAAGTGAATACTCCTGCATAACCCCCACCAATCAACAATACGGATAACAAGGCAAGTAGACGTGAGGCTTTGGGTTCCGGTTTCGGTTTTTCCTCTGATTTCACAAGGTCAATGAGAGTTCCTTTGCGAATGAGCAAGGATGAGGACATCGCGATCACAACAAACAGCAGCAGAAATGCACCTGCCGTCAGGGCAATGCTTTTTAGCGGAAAATAGAATCGAAGACTGTTCTCAACAGCCAGCATGGAGCCACAGATCAGCAGAATCAATTTGCCGAAAATAATTCCGAGTCCAATCCCGGTAATGATGGAAGCTAATCCGATACACATGTTCTCCATAAACAGAAGTCTGTTCATCTGCTTACGTGTCATGCCTATGATCAGGAAAATACCAAATTCCTTCTTGCGTGTCTTCAGAAATGAACCAACGGAGTAGAGCAGGAACAGGAATGAAAAGATGAATATAATGATCTCTGCAATCACAAACCCCTGATTCGCAAGCAACGTAACCGTCCCACTTGATCCCTTTAAGCCCGCTTTCAAATCAGGATGGAACAGGAGCAATGCGTAAGTAAAAAAGATCATAACGGAAAATGTACTGCTCAGAAAATGAGCCAGATAAATTCGTTTATTGCGAACAACGTTATTAATGGCGAACTGGCGAAAATTCATGTCCTGAACCTCCCATTAGGGATAATACATTAATAATCTTCTGGTAAAAGGCTGCGCGATTATCGCCGTAGTGAATTTCATTATACAGTTTGCCATCCTTGATAAAGACAACCCGACTGCAATAACTTGCAGCTACTGCATCATGAGTGACCAGCAGCATCGTAGCCTGATCCTCCTGATTGCGAGTTTCGAGAATCTCCATGACATCTCTTGCCGCCTTCGAATCCAGGTTGCCTGTTGGCTCATCGGCCAGAATCAGCTTCGGGGAATGGATAAGCGCTCTGGCAATGGCCGTACGCTGTGCCTGTCCTCCTGATATCTCATATGTCCGTTTGTTCAGAATACCCTCGATCCCCAGCTTGCTTGCCAGCTGTTCGACACGTGTGTTCATCTCTGCTAGCGAAACACCGTCAAGAGTCAGTGGCAGCACAATGTTTTCCTTGACTGTCAGGGTATTTAACAGATTGAACGATTGAAAAACAAATCCAAGCTCTTTGCGCCGGAACAGCGCGAGTTCGTCCTGATTCAATTCAAACGGATTCTTCCCTGCAATCCGCAGTTCGCCTGATGTTGGATGATCAATGGTTGAGATCATGTTCAGCAGTGTTGTTTTGCCACTACCCGATGGTCCCATGATGCCAACAAACTCACCTTCCTGAATACTGAGGTCAATACCTGATAACGCTTCATAAGATACGATGCCTTTGTAGATTTTACTGATCTGTTTCACAGAACAAATCTCCATGGTTACAACTCCTTAGTGATGTATGAATTCAAAAATCAAGTTACATTCATGCTGTCTGCATGTGTATTGTGCGTGGCCTTTCCTGTACTCTTATGACTATAGTCTATCGAAGTTTCGGCCATTCTCCTATGGTTTAACCTTTCATCAACATGACAATGTTGTAAGGTTGCATCATGAAAATCAAAAAGACGCCTTCGCCCCGATCAGGCAATAGACGTCTATACTTACACTTACACTGTAATATATACTCCACTCTCACTTCTTCAACAAAAATACAGACCTCACGTCCCAATCTTATCTTCAACCTGTCACTTCAAGAGTTGAATGTAATTCGGACAGTCGTTCCTTCGCCATACACAGATTCAAGATCAATCCGATGATTCATCCGTGTTAACACTTCTTTGGCAATATACAGCCCCATGCCTGTGGACTCTTTGAAATGTCGCCCGTTCTCCCCGGTGAAGAAAGGTTGGAATACCCGGTTAAGATCAGACTTCGGAATCCCGATGCCTTGATCCTGTACTTCCAGTATGATGGAGCGTTCCGCTTCATACGCACGCACATAGATCTTTTGCCCGCTGCCCGCGGAGTATTTGATTGCGTTCGACAGTAACTGTACCAATACAAAACGAATCCACTTGGCATCGGATTGCACAACCAGCGCAGAATCGATATGCATCTCTGGATAGACGTGATTGCGAATAAAGAATCGCTTGAGTTCATGGATCGCTTCTTCCCCAGCGGTCTTCAGTATCACAGGTTCCACACTGAAATCCTGCTCGAAGGTATCCAACCGGGCCACATACAGCACAGTCTCCAAACCTCGCCTCATCTGGTCCGCTTCCTCCCGAATGCTTATGAACCGAGGATCGTCATCTTCCTGGCCTTCCACGGTCAACTCAATGACGGATAACGGTGTCTTCATCTGATGGACCCACTGGTTCATGAATGTCAGATATTCTTGCTGCCGTTGTTCCAGCCGATGAAGATGAGCATGGTACTGTCCGTATTGTGAATCCAGCAGCTTTTCCAGCGCCAGTGATAAAGGACTTGTTTCGTTCAATGGTACAAATTCCTTCAGCGAATCCATCGATCGTGACATCCGGGTATAAAAGGAGCGATGTGAATAATAACGATACACCAAATATCCGATGTAAAAAAATAATCCCAACGCTACGGCATAAGCAGCCGTGACCCAATCGTTGTAACCGTCATACCAGAACACTGCAACAACGGTGAACAAGATGGCAACAACCCAGCACGTTAAAGCAAGATGTTCTCGTATAAACAATCTCATGATGGTGAAGAGGCCTTCCAGGTATTGTTCAATCGGTAACCCGAACCTCTGACCGTTTCCAGTGCATCCGTAATACCAAGTTCGGCTAATCGTTTACGCACCCGAGTAACGTTTACGCTGAGTGTATTGTCATCCACAAAAGAGTCATCCCACAGCTTCTCCAAGATTGTCTCTCTGCTCACCAGCTTGGGACTGCGGCGGAGTAACGTTTCCAGCAGAATCGTTTCCTTCTTCGTCAGCTGTACTTTGCGATCACCAAGCTGAATCTCCAGTCTTTCCAAGTACACGACCAAGCCGTCCAGTTCCACCTTGCGTTCTTCGTCACGTGCAGCATAGTCCCCATATACCCGGCGCAGCTGACTTCGAATTTTCGCTATCACAATCTCATGCTCAAATGGCTTCGTGATATAATCATCCGCCCCGTTCTCCAGTGCCATGACCTGATCCATCTTCCCACTCCGTGCGGAGATAAACAAAATGGGGCATGTAGACAGCGTACGAATCTGGCGGCACCAATAGAAACCATCGTAACTCGGCAAGTTGATATCCAGAAGTACCACATGTGGCTGTACCTGCTCAAACTGTTGTACAATCATCTCAAAATCATCGACCAGTACGGCCCGGTCCCCGTAGCGTTCAATATGTGATTTCAATAATCCCGCAATCTTGGGATCGTCCTCTATTATCATAATGGTATACATTATTGGATCTCACCTCTGGCAAAATCATAACACAGGATTTATTATCTAGCATCGATTTGCTTACGCCAATCCACAATATCTGCATTCAATTGCTTCAGATCTCCGGAAGCTTTCTGATCATCCGATAACTTGTATTGTTGCTTCAATGCCAGGATACGATATACACTTTCATCAATTCGGGACTCGGTGATCTTGCCTGACTTCACTGCACTTATTAGCGTATCAAAAATCGTCTTGGCACTCTCATAACTGTGAGCTACCAACAGAATGTCACTTCCTGCTTTAACAGTTGCCAAGGCAGCTTCATTCAGCTTGTAGTTCTTCGCGATTGCACCCATACTCAGGTCATCTGTGATGACCACACCGTCATAATTGAACTTTCCACGCAGATGTTCACCAATAATGACATCTGATAAGGAAGCCGGATGATCCGGGTCCAGCTTCGGGAACAAAATGTGTGCAACCATGACCGCCTCTACCTGCTCCTTCACTGCGGCCTGGAACGGAATCCATTCAAGCTCGGCCAGTTGTTTTTCCGTTTTATTCACAACAGGCAGATCAAGATGGGAGTCCACGGACGTATCACCATGACCCGGAAAATGTTTCACTACCGGAATAATCCCTTCACTACGTAGTCCCTTCATCTCTGCAATCCCCATACGTGACACCAGTTCTGCCGAGCTGCCGAATGAACGATCTCCAATCACCGGGTTCTTCGGATTACTATTCACATCCAGCACAGGGGCAAAGTCCACATTAAAACCCGCAAGCTGAACTTGTCTGGCCAGTAATTCACCCATCGTTTCAGCAAGCGCGCTATCTTTCGTCTCCCCTACTTTTCTACTGGAAGGAATGGATTCCACCGTCTCCGGCATACGGCTCACTTTGCCGCCCTCCTGATCCACACTCATGAAGATCGGTACCGGGTTGGACTGATTCGCTTCCTTGATGGATTGTACAAACTTGGCTGTTCCCTCGAGTGTTGATACATTGTTGGCATAGAAAATAATGCCCCCTACCTTTTGATCCGTAATCATCTGTTTGGCTTGATCATCCAACGTTGTCCCTTGAACACCGGCCAGTATCATCTGTCCAATCTTCTCTTCTAACGTTAATGAACTGAGCTGCTCCTGCACCGGATCGACTTCTTCTTGCGGTTCCTCTGGTACTTCTTCCTGCGGTGGAGCGGTATTCTGCTCCGGCGATGAGGAAGATTGCCCTGAGTTGGAGCCAGCGTTCGATCCGGTATTCGAGTCCGTTGCGGAGGAAGGTTTCTGTGCTTGGCCACATGCCGATAAAAGCAGGACTACTCCCAGCAGAAGACACAGCATCTGCAGTTGTTTTCTCCATTTATTGTTCGAGTTGTACCTATAGTTGTGCAAGGATATTCATCCTCCTTATGTAATGTCATCTTGGTAATCTAAAGGTTCAGGCCTAACCTTATCACAAGGTGAATGATTTTCAAAATAAGTTGTACTGAATATCGAATCGTTGTTCAGACACTTAAGCGGCAAATAAAGGGGTTGCACTGGAACCTGAGATGTGAAACATAATGGTGTTGTGACTAGGCGCGTGTGCGATGTATGTGGAGAATAAAAAGGAGTAACGGTGCAGGAAATGAATTCCTATTGTGAATTTTTCATATGTTGAAATTATTAGTATAGGAAAATCAAAAAGCCGCCCAAAGGCGGCCTATTTGTTCGTTTTTGTTTTACTTTTCGTTGTAAATCGTTGCCGTTCAGCGTTAGTTCACCTTTCACCAAACGTTCTTAGGCTTCTATTAATGGAGTGTTTGCAACACTTCCGTTGTAAATGGAATGATTTCGGATATGCGACCTTCACGAACTTTGGCAGGCCATTCGGGATCACTAAGCAGAACACGACCCAAGGCGATCAGGTCAAATTCATTGTTCTCCAGCTTCTCATTTAATAGATCCAAGTGGGCATCCCCTGTTCCCTGGTTCTCGGTTGCTCTGTCTACAAATTCAGCTTCAAGTCCTACCGATCCAACCGAAATGGCTGGTTTGCCAGTGATTTTCTGCGTCCAACCCGCAAGGTTCAGCTCAGATCCTTCGAATTCAGGCAACCAGAACCGGCGTGTAGAGCAATGGAATATATCTACGCCAGCAGCACTGAGTGGGGCCAGGAATTGCTCCAATTGTTCTGGCGTCTCCACCAGACGTGCCTCATAATTCCCCATCTTCCATTGGGAGAACCGGAGCACAATTGGGAAATCAGGACCAACCACCGCACGACAAGCTTTAATCACTTCAACCGCAAATTGGGTTCGACGTACCAAATCACCACCATAATTGTCGGTTCGTCGATTCGTCTGCTCCCAGAAGAATTGGTCAATCAGGTATCCATGGGCTCCGTGCAGTTCAATGCCGTCAAACCCGATTCGCTGTGCATCCGCTGCCGCTTGGGCAAATGCCTGTACAAGACCTTGAATCTCCTCTTCCGTTAATGGTTCACGTGATGGTTCACCTGCCATGCTAACCCCTGACGGACTTACAGGCTCAGCTTCTGCGTTAGGCAAGTCACCGGAACGACGTGCTGTACCCACATGCCACAATTGTGGCATGATTTTGCCACCCGCTTCATGTACTGCTTTCACAACATTAGCCCATCCTTGCAACGAATCTTCACCATGGAATAATGGAATACTGGCTCCACTAACCGAAGATGGATGATTAATGCCTGTACCTTCTGTTATGATGAGCCCCACTCCACCTGCTGCTCTGCGACGATAGTATTCAGCAACTTCTGGTCCAGGTACGCCCTCTGGTGAGAATCCGCGAGTCATGGGTGCCATAACGATTCGATTAGACAATGTTAGCTTGTCCGAGGTGAAAGGTTTGAATAATGCTGAAGGTACGTTCATAGTACATTGCTCCTTTGCAATTGGAAGTATGGAACTCCGCATCCACATGAAATGCGACATGCTTTTGTATATTGTAACACGTGTAATCCAGTTGACTGGTTAGGATTATTTCTCTATCCATTTTATAGTTTCTTAATTTTATTTTCAAATTTTCGAAGTTGGGCGTTCAAACTAATCTTATAGGAAAAAAGAAAGCTACCTTACGGCAGCCTCTGTTTGATCACACTGCGGAAGCAGTCTAACATGCACTCTACTACATCTTAAAGTATTTTCCCGGTCACCAATAATGTGGATGTAGCATAGTATATAATCCATAATCTTCCTTCCAATTTAATTAGCATTCACGGGGATATCACTGCGATTCACTCGAAGCAATTTCCCTGATGAAGTCGATAACACATCCGGATCGGTACCCAGACCAAAGTAGAAGTCACCCTCGTTCTCTTCGAAAGACTTGGCATAGGTGTCCTGGTTAAAACGTAAAATCTCATTCCATGTGGTCAGATCCGTGGATTGGTAGACCCGATTGATATACAGATTGGCACTTTGGCGAGTGTACGTAAGCACATACACCTTGCCATCACGCAACAGCACATCGGTTGGGAGCGCCTTGGCATCTGGGAGATTAACTCGCCTTGCCTGATTAATGTCGGTCATGACATTCAAAGATTTGGGCAGCAGCTGCCCATCATTGAACACGCCTCCCGCTATATAGAGCAACTTGTTATTGAAGTTAACATTTTTGCCTATTTTATTATAAGGAATCGTGCCCATTTGATAGGTTAGTCCTGGCAACATTTTACTACCATAGATGACAACATCCCGTTTCTCAAGCTTTTCATTAATCTCCAGGATATTAGTTTTGTCATTCCATATTTTATTGGCAGGATACATCATGCCAGATGCATATAACTTGCCATTAAGATGGAACATGGTATAAGCCCGGAAACCAAACGTATTAATGGTCGCATATTTCTGCCAAGTTTCACCTTCATTATGTGAGATTAATATCGTTGGTTTGGAATCTGTCCCCAGCGCGGCAAACATCTTGCCCTGATAAGAAGCCAAATCGTATACGTGTACACCCAGCGGCAGATTGCGATACTTGGTCCACACCTCTCCATCCAGACGATAGAAGTTACCCAGTTCCCACTGTTCACTATCGGAATCATTGCCTGGAATATATAACTTGTCGTTTAGTACTCTGTAGATATCAATCTGTTCCTCATCCACATACATCTTCGTTGATGGCAAGATGCCCGGGTTGCTGTTAGTCACCGACTGGGTCTTAAATTTTGCATCCGCTGTATCATAATAAATGACTGGGATAGGGCCTGAATTTGGAGCTACGCCCAGATTGCTGCTATTGCCGTGGCCCAAATATATTTTGCCGTTGTACAGTTGCATGTCCCAGACGTTATTAGCATATGGTGTTTTGGTAAAAGGTCTGCCTAGCAGTTCGATCTTCGATGTTACATCTGCTGAACTGATCGGTGCATTCGACACCTTGGCAAGCCTACGTTCCGTCGCAGGGGGTTGACTCGTTGAGGTGGTGTTTTTCGGCTTGGAGTTCCCCATAAGCATCCAGCTCATTCCTGCGACAATGGTCAAAATTACGGCTGTCCATTTGGTATGTCTCTGCATGTCCGCTTCCTCCTTCATTTTTTCATCATTATTACCTTCACACCAAGATGATACAATTTGTATCTTTTCATACTATGTAAAACTACCTGTACATGCAACAAATTCCGCCCTATTTATACAAAAAAAGTAGACATCACATCTGCTGATGTGCTGTCTACTGGTTCTTACTGTCTGTGATTTCTATTCAGCTTTTACCAATATCTTAACCTGATTTTTCTCTTTCAACAGCGCTTCAAATCCATGCTCTACCACTTCATCCAACGAAATTCGTTTGGTCACCAGCTTGTCAGCCGGGAAGAAACCTTTATCCATCAGACTGATAACCGCCGGGAACACATCACGATAACCAATAATGCCATTAACTGTACGTTCTTTCATGACAATTGAGTTCGGGTGAATCGGCGCTTCCTGTTCAAAAATACTGACGATCATCAACTCTCCACCAATACGTGTCGAATCGATGGCTTGTTGCAGAACACGTGGAACACCGGTTACTTCATAGGCTACGTTAACGCCACCTTGTGTACGCTGATGGATCTCTTCCACGACATTAAACTGCATTGGATCAATCACAATGGCACCGAGCTCTTCGGCTTTTGCTTTCCGTTCATCCGATAACTCCACCACATAAATATCCGACGCTCCCGAAGCTTTAAGCGCTTCAATGACCAGTAGTCCGATTGGGCCTGCACCAAACACGGCTGCCGTATCTCCCACTTTCAGCTTGCTTTGGCGCACAGCGTGAAGTGCTACAGCTGAAGGTTCAACCAACGCACCTTGTTCATACGAAATTGAATCCGGAATGGCATGTACCATGTTTTCTGCAGCAGTTACATACTCGG
The nucleotide sequence above comes from Paenibacillus sp. W2I17. Encoded proteins:
- a CDS encoding response regulator transcription factor; this translates as MRYTVLIADDEPEIVELLQLYLEKDYTIKTAVNGAEALQCIRSTQIDLVILDIMMPVMDGLQLIKQIRATYHMPVLFLSAKSQDHDKILGLGLGADDYIAKPFNPLEIVARVEALLRRVNQFDAAEIPEAKEQNLVLGELTLDRSQCILFRSGNPVTLTSTEYKIMELLLDQPGRVFTRKKIYEAVWGDYYAHEDSTIMVHISNIREKIERDSRQPEYLKTIRGLGYKIEAPMES
- a CDS encoding 4-hydroxyphenylacetate 3-hydroxylase family protein gives rise to the protein MSITMSRGQAYIQRLNDERNVWLDGERIQVTGHQAFQGTLQTIEGLFNLVDDPKTRETLAYWDEQTGSYVHRSFLVPRSLPDVNSRADAFRLWADRTYGVMSRLSDYARSRLTGWYATRHEMTSHDPAFADKISDYFAQAKRNDAFLTIVQRDPQINRSLPVGEDEDAMLRIVKRNTEGVVIRGAKMVATAAPYADDIIAYPVQRIPGHLTELAHMVIVAADSPGLHMMCRESFATKDSDKSHPLSAQYDEMDAVLFFDDVFVPWERVLLHNNPEAVWQIRCNTASTSLAYHQSVIRLHSKLEFITAVTSSIGKEIGVDSFLNVQEQLGELISQMQTIEGLIIAAEAQSKPDTFGNWLPEFKYIETARNLGNHYYPRAVEILKTIAAGGLIQIPSGTFEMNEMMGSMIGKYLGGVTMQAPEKIRLFQLAWELTGSPLGARHDLYERFYAGDPVRNRANQYVQYDKERLFGKVEPWLRSLKD
- a CDS encoding ABC transporter permease — its product is MNFRQFAINNVVRNKRIYLAHFLSSTFSVMIFFTYALLLFHPDLKAGLKGSSGTVTLLANQGFVIAEIIIFIFSFLFLLYSVGSFLKTRKKEFGIFLIIGMTRKQMNRLLFMENMCIGLASIITGIGLGIIFGKLILLICGSMLAVENSLRFYFPLKSIALTAGAFLLLFVVIAMSSSLLIRKGTLIDLVKSEEKPKPEPKASRLLALLSVLLIGGGYAGVFTFVWISFSFPLLLASVVVVIAGTYFLFTQLSVYIIRALKRNPRLFFRKTNLLFLSELTYRMKDNAIMFFMVSIISASSFTGIGTMLAIADPGLSSMSNPYAFSYMNNWYTPNSERHIRQIEETLIDHQVPYVKGSYAPIGENNNGKIIKLSDYNRLAKALGYEERTLKQIDESFMTPSNLAIRKEYREQVEKGASGGKVNLEVDNQHVPVQLSTPGTDIVIPFQYEIYLYVVTDELFNKMRPAYNEEVGMPEGFYSSRTIQFIVKDWMGTRSFAPELIKSIQDDHSEKGYYEVSALVVDWLNSKQTNGIILILSGLIGIVFFTFAASFTYFRLYADLERDEAQYRMIGKMGLSRPELRKIVTRQLLLMFFLPILVAVIHSSVAFVALQQLVDFSVFGYSLRIFLVFASMQILYFALVRWRYLRHMYSKLV
- a CDS encoding ABC transporter ATP-binding protein, whose amino-acid sequence is MEICSVKQISKIYKGIVSYEALSGIDLSIQEGEFVGIMGPSGSGKTTLLNMISTIDHPTSGELRIAGKNPFELNQDELALFRRKELGFVFQSFNLLNTLTVKENIVLPLTLDGVSLAEMNTRVEQLASKLGIEGILNKRTYEISGGQAQRTAIARALIHSPKLILADEPTGNLDSKAARDVMEILETRNQEDQATMLLVTHDAVAASYCSRVVFIKDGKLYNEIHYGDNRAAFYQKIINVLSLMGGSGHEFSPVRH
- a CDS encoding HAMP domain-containing sensor histidine kinase, producing MRLFIREHLALTCWVVAILFTVVAVFWYDGYNDWVTAAYAVALGLFFYIGYLVYRYYSHRSFYTRMSRSMDSLKEFVPLNETSPLSLALEKLLDSQYGQYHAHLHRLEQRQQEYLTFMNQWVHQMKTPLSVIELTVEGQEDDDPRFISIREEADQMRRGLETVLYVARLDTFEQDFSVEPVILKTAGEEAIHELKRFFIRNHVYPEMHIDSALVVQSDAKWIRFVLVQLLSNAIKYSAGSGQKIYVRAYEAERSIILEVQDQGIGIPKSDLNRVFQPFFTGENGRHFKESTGMGLYIAKEVLTRMNHRIDLESVYGEGTTVRITFNS
- a CDS encoding response regulator transcription factor — protein: MYTIMIIEDDPKIAGLLKSHIERYGDRAVLVDDFEMIVQQFEQVQPHVVLLDINLPSYDGFYWCRQIRTLSTCPILFISARSGKMDQVMALENGADDYITKPFEHEIVIAKIRSQLRRVYGDYAARDEERKVELDGLVVYLERLEIQLGDRKVQLTKKETILLETLLRRSPKLVSRETILEKLWDDSFVDDNTLSVNVTRVRKRLAELGITDALETVRGSGYRLNNTWKASSPS